A window of Sphingomonas adhaesiva contains these coding sequences:
- a CDS encoding DUF1214 domain-containing protein produces MRPWARYLTGIALGLIAGIGYATWTVRTGAMGSGVRIGAWETGTDLGTADQSARTRAVVARRGLLALPAREARYYTASTDDAGRPLDGTCRYRITGGALPAKWWSLTLYDRDGYLAGDGPYSIGSAALSPAEAQRWTVLIAPERQPGRWLPSAGLDRFELTLRTYLPADEGRTSPARDQLPSIRREACA; encoded by the coding sequence ATGAGACCTTGGGCGCGGTATCTGACGGGCATCGCGCTGGGGCTCATCGCCGGGATCGGTTATGCCACCTGGACCGTGCGCACCGGCGCGATGGGATCGGGCGTGCGGATCGGCGCGTGGGAGACGGGGACCGATCTGGGCACCGCCGACCAGAGCGCGCGGACCCGCGCGGTGGTGGCGCGGCGCGGTCTGCTCGCGCTGCCGGCGCGCGAGGCGCGTTACTATACCGCGAGCACCGACGATGCCGGGCGCCCGCTGGACGGCACATGCCGCTATCGCATCACCGGCGGGGCGCTGCCGGCGAAATGGTGGAGCCTGACGCTCTACGACCGCGACGGCTATCTGGCGGGTGACGGACCCTATTCGATCGGCAGCGCGGCGCTGTCGCCGGCGGAGGCGCAGCGCTGGACGGTGCTGATCGCGCCGGAGCGTCAGCCCGGGCGCTGGCTGCCGAGTGCGGGGCTCGACCGTTTCGAGCTGACGCTCCGCACGTACCTGCCCGCGGACGAAGGGCGGACCAGCCCGGCGCGCGATCAATTGCCCAGCATCCGGCGGGAGGCGTGCGCATGA
- a CDS encoding DUF1254 domain-containing protein, with amino-acid sequence MIRDRLRPWLRSWMGPALLALVVALVACQATLRRTPDVLMAAAERRLAKAGGVNAFAHTPLATSRSRAVVRPSPDLAYSACVVDLSKGPVTVDVAPVPARYWSLSVFDARTDVAFVRNNLEAQGQPIRVALVTPGQAAPAGYEPVAVRGGHGVALIRILVDDRAQFPAIDAARRLSRCAAVAGRRAG; translated from the coding sequence ATGATCCGCGATCGTCTGCGCCCGTGGCTCCGCTCGTGGATGGGGCCGGCGCTGCTGGCGCTGGTGGTCGCGCTGGTCGCCTGTCAGGCGACGCTGCGGCGGACGCCCGACGTGCTGATGGCGGCAGCCGAGCGGCGGCTGGCGAAGGCGGGCGGGGTCAACGCCTTCGCGCACACCCCGCTGGCGACCAGCCGCTCGCGCGCGGTGGTGCGGCCGAGCCCGGATCTGGCCTATTCGGCCTGCGTGGTCGACCTGTCGAAGGGGCCGGTGACGGTCGACGTGGCCCCGGTGCCGGCGCGCTACTGGTCGCTGTCGGTGTTCGACGCGCGCACCGACGTGGCGTTCGTGCGCAACAATCTGGAGGCACAGGGACAGCCGATCCGGGTCGCGCTGGTGACGCCGGGGCAGGCGGCGCCTGCCGGGTATGAGCCGGTGGCGGTGCGGGGCGGACACGGCGTCGCGCTGATCCGCATCCTGGTCGACGACCGCGCGCAATTTCCCGCGATCGATGCGGCCCGGCGCCTGTCGCGCTGTGCAGCGGTTGCCGGCCGGCGCGCAGGCTGA